The Pseudomonas sp. G2-4 genome window below encodes:
- the ltaE gene encoding low-specificity L-threonine aldolase, protein MSVIDLRSDTVTQPSAAMLDAMASAPTGDDVYGEDPTVNRLEAELAGRLGFAAALFVPTGTMSNLLGLMAHCERGDEYIVGQQAHTYKYEGGGAAVLGSIQPQPLEVQVDGSLDLAQVAAAIKPDDFHFARTRLLALENTMQGKVLPLDYLARARRFTQEHGLALHLDGARLYNAAVKLNVDAREITQYFDSVSVCLSKGLGAPIGSVLCGSAELIGKARRLRKMVGGGMRQAGILAAAGLYALEHQVQRLADDHANAQRLAEGLRAAGYEVEPVQTNMVYVQMGERAEAIKAFAEDRGIKLSAAPRLRLVTHMDVSGAQIDQVIATFVDFSRN, encoded by the coding sequence ATGAGTGTTATCGATCTTCGCAGCGACACGGTCACCCAACCCTCTGCCGCCATGCTGGATGCCATGGCCAGCGCGCCTACCGGCGACGATGTGTATGGCGAAGACCCGACCGTCAATCGCCTCGAAGCCGAACTGGCCGGGCGCCTGGGGTTCGCGGCGGCGTTGTTCGTGCCGACGGGCACCATGAGTAACCTGCTGGGGTTGATGGCCCATTGTGAGCGTGGCGACGAATACATCGTCGGCCAGCAGGCCCACACCTATAAGTACGAAGGGGGTGGGGCGGCGGTGCTGGGTTCGATCCAGCCTCAGCCTCTGGAGGTGCAAGTGGACGGCTCTCTGGACCTGGCACAAGTGGCCGCGGCAATCAAACCCGATGACTTCCACTTTGCCCGCACCCGCCTGCTGGCCCTGGAAAACACCATGCAGGGCAAGGTCCTGCCGCTGGACTACCTGGCCCGGGCCCGGCGTTTCACTCAGGAGCATGGCCTGGCCCTACACCTGGACGGTGCGCGGCTGTACAACGCCGCCGTCAAGCTGAATGTCGATGCCCGGGAGATCACCCAATACTTTGATTCGGTCTCGGTGTGCCTGTCCAAGGGCCTCGGCGCTCCGATTGGCTCGGTCCTTTGCGGCAGCGCTGAGTTGATCGGCAAGGCGCGCCGGCTGCGCAAGATGGTCGGCGGCGGCATGCGCCAGGCCGGGATCCTGGCAGCGGCGGGGTTGTATGCCCTGGAGCATCAGGTCCAGCGCCTGGCCGATGACCACGCCAATGCCCAGCGGCTCGCCGAGGGCTTGCGTGCGGCGGGTTACGAGGTCGAGCCGGTGCAGACCAACATGGTGTACGTGCAAATGGGCGAGCGGGCCGAGGCGATCAAGGCCTTTGCCGAGGATCGTGGCATCAAGCTCAGTGCCGCGCCACGGCTGCGGCTGGTGACGCACATGGACGTGAGCGGGGCGCAAATCGACCAAGTGATCGCCACTTTCGTCGACTTTTCCCGTAACTGA
- a CDS encoding 6,7-dimethyl-8-ribityllumazine synthase translates to MQPTAIDSKIKSHPGERVAFIQACWHKEIVDQSRKGFVAEMIIQGYQESDIDFFEVGGAFEIPLHAKLLAKSGRYAGIVAAGLVVDGGIYRHEFVAQSVISGLMQVQLETEVPVFSVVLTPHHFHAGEEHQKFFFEHFVHKGQEAAKTCADTLHKTRALRRSEQRAVAS, encoded by the coding sequence ATGCAACCCACTGCAATCGACAGCAAGATCAAAAGCCACCCGGGCGAGCGCGTCGCGTTCATCCAGGCCTGCTGGCACAAGGAAATCGTCGACCAAAGCCGTAAAGGCTTCGTTGCGGAAATGATCATCCAGGGTTATCAGGAAAGCGATATCGACTTCTTCGAAGTCGGCGGCGCCTTCGAAATCCCGCTTCACGCCAAGCTGCTGGCCAAGTCAGGCCGCTACGCCGGCATCGTCGCCGCCGGCCTGGTCGTGGACGGAGGCATCTACCGCCACGAATTCGTCGCCCAATCGGTGATCAGCGGCCTGATGCAGGTTCAACTGGAAACCGAAGTGCCGGTGTTCTCGGTCGTGCTCACACCGCATCACTTCCATGCTGGGGAAGAGCATCAGAAATTCTTCTTCGAGCATTTTGTGCACAAGGGCCAGGAAGCGGCGAAGACCTGTGCCGACACCCTGCACAAGACCCGGGCGTTGCGCCGCAGTGAGCAGCGGGCGGTAGCGAGCTAA
- the astE gene encoding succinylglutamate desuccinylase, with protein sequence MLALGKLLELTLAGREPAEKTQLTVEGVRMRWLSEGALEVKPPEARDNGLDLLLSAGIHGNETAPIELLDRLLHDIARGNLKPRARILFLFGNPEAIRRGERFVEQDVNRLFNGRHELSGGAEALRACELERLAASFFSRPERSRLHYDLHTAIRGSKIEQFALYPWKEGRQHSRRELARLRAAGMEAVLLQNKPSIVFSAYTYDQLGAESFTLELGKARPFGENDGVNVGPLETRLHQIIEGNEPELDEGLDGLQLFSVAREIIKHSDSFRLNLPADVENFSELGKGYVLAEDIAQTRWVIEEEGARIIFPNPKVKNGLRAGILIVPATDENLA encoded by the coding sequence ATGCTCGCCCTCGGCAAATTGCTTGAACTGACCCTCGCCGGCCGTGAACCGGCGGAGAAGACTCAACTGACTGTCGAAGGCGTACGGATGCGCTGGTTGAGCGAGGGGGCGCTGGAGGTCAAGCCGCCCGAGGCTCGGGATAATGGCCTGGACCTGCTGCTCTCGGCTGGTATCCACGGCAACGAAACCGCCCCCATCGAACTGCTCGACCGTTTGCTGCATGACATCGCCCGGGGAAACTTGAAACCTCGGGCACGCATTCTGTTTCTGTTCGGCAACCCCGAGGCCATTCGGCGCGGTGAGCGTTTCGTCGAACAGGACGTCAATCGGCTGTTCAATGGCCGCCATGAGCTGAGCGGTGGCGCCGAGGCGCTGCGGGCTTGTGAGCTGGAGCGGCTGGCCGCCAGTTTCTTCAGTCGGCCCGAACGCAGTCGCTTGCATTACGACCTGCATACCGCCATCCGCGGCTCGAAGATCGAGCAATTCGCCCTGTACCCGTGGAAAGAAGGTCGCCAGCACTCACGCCGTGAACTGGCGCGCCTGCGTGCGGCGGGCATGGAGGCGGTGTTGCTGCAAAACAAACCGTCCATCGTCTTCAGTGCCTACACCTACGACCAGCTCGGTGCCGAGTCCTTCACCCTGGAGCTGGGCAAGGCCCGGCCGTTCGGGGAGAACGACGGCGTCAACGTCGGCCCGCTGGAAACCCGCCTGCACCAGATCATCGAAGGCAATGAACCTGAGCTGGACGAAGGGCTGGACGGCCTGCAGTTGTTCAGCGTGGCGCGGGAAATCATCAAGCACAGCGACAGCTTCCGCCTGAACCTGCCGGCGGACGTCGAGAACTTCTCGGAGTTGGGTAAAGGCTATGTCCTGGCCGAAGACATCGCCCAGACCCGCTGGGTCATCGAAGAAGAGGGCGCGCGGATTATCTTCCCGAATCCCAAGGTCAAGAATGGCTTGCGGGCGGGGATTCTGATCGTGCCGGCCACGGATGAAAACCTGGCCTGA
- a CDS encoding topoisomerase II, with protein MSDTLQLILEDTDGTQLETSCTRVAVMWQGKELWIQQDGRGQLLIGVEVEEGDEEYANLLLRPLATNLVSLQLEMEPADVGDDDHVHGPDCGHDH; from the coding sequence ATGAGCGATACCCTGCAACTGATCCTTGAAGACACCGACGGTACCCAGCTGGAAACTTCCTGCACCCGCGTCGCGGTGATGTGGCAAGGCAAGGAATTGTGGATCCAGCAGGACGGCCGTGGTCAGTTGCTGATCGGCGTGGAAGTCGAGGAAGGAGACGAGGAATACGCCAACCTGTTGTTGCGTCCATTGGCGACCAACCTGGTCAGCCTGCAATTGGAAATGGAACCGGCGGACGTCGGCGACGATGACCATGTCCATGGCCCGGATTGCGGCCACGACCACTAA
- the astB gene encoding N-succinylarginine dihydrolase, with protein sequence MKSYEVNFDGLVGPTHNYGGLSYGNVASQSNSQQSSNPKEAALQGLAKMKALMDMGFQQGVLAPQERPDVAALRRLGFAGSDAQVIERAAKEAMPLLVASCSASSMWVANAATVSPSADTADGRVHFTAANLNCKYHRSIEHPTTSRVLGAMFADQQHFAHHAALPAVAQFGDEGAANHTRFCRVYGEAGVEFFVYGRSAFDSRYPAPQKYPARQTLEASQAVARLHGLREEGVVYAQQNPSVIDQGVFHNDVIAVGNGEVLFYHEDAFLETDKMLAELSSKLAKVGGKFQSVCVPRSAVTVDDAVRSYLFNSQLLSRPDGSMLLIVPEECRSNERVWQYLQSLTGAGGVIREVKVFDLKQSMQNGGGPACLRLRVALNETELAAVNPGVIMTAPLYDSLTQWVERHYRDRMTENDLADPQLLLECRGALDELTQILKLGAVYPFQIN encoded by the coding sequence ATGAAATCCTATGAAGTCAACTTTGACGGTCTAGTGGGGCCGACCCATAACTACGGCGGGCTCTCGTACGGCAACGTCGCGTCTCAAAGCAACAGCCAGCAGTCCTCGAACCCCAAGGAAGCGGCGTTGCAGGGCCTGGCGAAAATGAAAGCGCTGATGGACATGGGTTTCCAGCAAGGTGTGCTGGCGCCACAGGAGCGCCCGGACGTGGCGGCCCTGCGCCGGTTGGGGTTTGCTGGCAGCGATGCCCAGGTCATTGAGCGGGCTGCGAAAGAAGCGATGCCGCTGTTGGTCGCCAGTTGCTCGGCCTCCAGCATGTGGGTGGCCAACGCCGCCACCGTCAGTCCGAGTGCCGACACCGCCGACGGGCGCGTGCATTTCACCGCCGCCAACCTGAACTGCAAATACCACCGCAGCATCGAACACCCAACCACCAGTCGCGTGTTGGGGGCGATGTTTGCCGATCAGCAGCACTTCGCCCACCACGCCGCGTTGCCGGCGGTGGCGCAGTTCGGCGACGAGGGGGCGGCCAATCACACCCGTTTCTGCCGCGTCTACGGCGAAGCTGGCGTGGAGTTTTTCGTGTACGGGCGCAGTGCCTTCGACAGCCGTTACCCGGCACCGCAGAAGTACCCGGCGCGCCAGACACTGGAAGCCTCCCAGGCCGTTGCCCGCCTGCATGGCCTGAGGGAGGAGGGTGTGGTGTACGCGCAACAGAACCCTTCGGTGATCGACCAGGGTGTGTTCCACAACGACGTGATTGCGGTAGGCAACGGCGAAGTATTGTTCTATCACGAGGATGCGTTTCTCGAGACCGACAAGATGTTGGCCGAGCTGAGCAGTAAACTCGCCAAGGTCGGTGGGAAATTTCAGTCTGTGTGTGTACCGCGTTCGGCGGTGACGGTGGATGACGCGGTGCGCTCCTACCTGTTCAATAGCCAGCTGCTGTCGCGCCCAGACGGCTCGATGCTGCTGATCGTGCCGGAAGAGTGCCGCAGCAACGAGCGCGTCTGGCAATACCTGCAAAGCCTGACGGGCGCGGGCGGGGTGATTCGCGAAGTGAAGGTCTTCGACCTCAAGCAGAGCATGCAGAACGGTGGCGGCCCGGCGTGCCTGAGGTTGCGCGTGGCCCTCAATGAAACCGAACTGGCGGCCGTCAACCCAGGGGTTATCATGACTGCGCCGTTGTACGATTCGCTGACCCAATGGGTCGAGCGGCACTACCGCGACCGCATGACCGAAAACGATCTGGCGGACCCGCAATTGCTGCTTGAATGCCGTGGCGCACTGGATGAACTGACACAAATCCTTAAACTTGGCGCGGTTTATCCTTTCCAGATCAATTGA